Part of the Aquarana catesbeiana isolate 2022-GZ linkage group LG06, ASM4218655v1, whole genome shotgun sequence genome is shown below.
gtttttgacaattcctttatttaaatacttcttctttcttctatcttccttcatcttctggttcttctggtttttctggctcttctggttcttcctccggcgttctcgtccagcatctcctccacggcgtcttctatcttcttctcctcgggccgctccgcacccatggcatggggggaggctcccgctcttctcttcttcatttcttctcttcttctcttcttctcttcttcattttcttctccgggccgctccgcaatccatgctggcatggagggaggctcccgctgtgtgacggcgctcctcgtctgacagttcttaaataacggggggcggggccacccggtgaccccgcccccctctgacgcacggtgacttgacgggacttccctgtgacgtcacggggaatgccacagggaagtcccgtcatgtcccgtgcgtcagaggggggcggggtcaccgggtggccccgcccccccgttatttaagaactgtcagacgaggagcgccgtcacacagcgggagcctccctccatgccagcatggattgcggagcggcccggagaagaaaatgaagaagagaagaagagaagaaaagaagaagagaagaagatgaagaagatgaagagaagagcgggagcctccccccatgccatgggtgcggagcggcccgaggagaagaagatagaagatgcggcggaggagatgctggacgagaacgccggaggaagaaccagaagagccggaagatagaagaaagaagaagtatttaaataaaggaattgtcaaaaactgtctcttgtcatttttaacatttttgacagttttttagtgaaatggtaggggtacaagtacccccttaccatttcacacaggggggggtcggaatctgggggtcgcccgcagacccccacaaccaccggccagggttgtggggatgaggcccttgtcctcatcaacatggggacaaggtgttttggggggctaccccaaagcaccctcccaatgttgagggcatgtggcctggtacagttcaggagggggggggccgcactctcgtccccccctcttttcctgcggcctgccaggttgcgtgctcggataagggtctggtatggatttttggggggaccccacgccgtttttttttttttttttttggcgcggggttccccttaaatccataccagacctgaagggtctggtatggaatttagggggaaccccacgtcatttttttttttttttttttggccggggttccccttaatatccataccagacctgaagggcctggtatggaatttagggggactcccacgtcatttttttttttttaattttggttcggggttcccctttggggaattcccatgccgtttttatcaatgaacttctatgtgtattgtcggcaatgcaatagctgcgggtagttttaaatgagttttttccttcaaaatgtcattttgctgtcagactgttctaaacacaggaaacatgcgcccctctacaggcatactatagacaccccccaggtacgaaatttaaagggatattacacttttattgtttgactttaagcattattaaaatcactgctcctgaaaaaacggccgtttttaaaacttttttttgcattgattcatgtcccctggggcaggacccgggtccccaaacactttttatgacaataacttgcatattagcctttaaaattagcacttttgattattcatgttcgtgtcccatagactttaacggtgttcgcgtgttcgaacaaacttttttcctgttcgcatgttctggtgcgaaccgaacaggggggtgttcggctcatccctattgtttacATATCCCCTAAATCTCCAACCTCAAATATCAACATATTTGATTAAAACCACACTCATTTTGTTAAGACGTGCCTATTTTAAGTTGCTttcacagcaatctctctgtacacTATATGTATACTCACATGCAATATACACATTTCCAGTAGGAGACACCTTCCTGTTTGATTGCTCTCCATTTTTTTCACCCTTGTAGTTCAGTCGCGGCTCTCTTCCTACACTGGGGAGTTTGGAGCTGGTGGAGGTACTATCTTCTCCTACTCTTCGGATCAACTGAACGGGCAAATAACAGGCATTCGCGTCAGGGAGAACCCCAGCCATGTACTTGGGTAAGGACTTCACACTATCTCTTTTCTATCACATCAACATCTTCAGCACATTTCATGTACAAATCTGTAACGTAAATTGCCTAGGCTCAGCTGAGGTCATTAGTGTATTGCAGGCAGGaggtagcatttcctcagtctcctctctcccagtgatcatactgcaacattgtaactttgtagcaagcgaCAAGGTGAGAAAttacagcagggggtgatgtgtatgagacatttgtgaacacagccaagaactgcacattcACCAGGATTAACATGATTGTGTCCTCTCTGAGCcagcatcagtggtggctggtgctcaatattttgggtggaggcggcaaacaaacctgccccccccacACGCGGGAGACGGACGTcagcgatcagtggccttaccttaggaggccgatgCTGCTCCGCGCTCCAGCTTACCGAGGGAAGAGCCTGGGCCATTGCAGAGCagtaagtgggtcctgagacccaattggctggaAGTCCTAAGACTCAcggtcaatcgggtctcaggacctgcttcctgatttgccgggaggagaagcagtaaaacgttagcgaatattaatttgctaatgtcgcacaacttttttgaagccaattagagcctcaagctctaatcatgtgcttaaaaaaaaaccctttgaaatCCATgtatccagtgccctgcatgtagattaggggctgagcGCATGGATtatggggcggcgcccctgcggccCTAATGGAGCGGCCATCACTGGCCATCATCTCCAGGAAGTAGATAGTGACCCTGGATAATGCTTGTACAAAAATAGCGCCAACctcctggagagaaaagcagatgaaggcattgtcagggggagtactgtgatctctgtgagtgaCATACTTGTAAGATACATtactgagcatgcatggacttaaagcggaggtccaccctagaataaaaaattacattaacattctccaaaaaaatctataaaaaaaatttgaaaaaaaaacaatttttttacttaccagaaacgcctgttgctaggcagtcttcctaatctgcctattCCGCGGAGCTGTTCGGTTACTTCCTCTTCTTcggcgagctgccccgttgtcttcttggacatgtgtgtgtcccagaagacgacagggccattcacaaagcgccccgcgactcgcgcatgcgcattaggaaacgggcagtgaagccgcaaggctccactgcctgtttcccttattttggatggcggcgccggcacccgatccgatggacagattgGCCTCAGGGGGCTGACATCACGGGCTCGcttgacaggtaagtgcccttaaaagtcagcagctataatgtttttgtagttgctgaaaaaaaaaaaaaaggctggaacaccgctttaacacaGAGGGCTCTGATTTCAGCCTTACATCACAACccttatgcggcgtacacacgagcggactttacggcagacttgatcCGGTGGACCAGACTCCGTTGGAtacttcgatcgtgtgtgggctccagcggactttttttccccaaaagttcgatggacctagaaatgaaacatgtttcaaatctttccgacggactcgagtcctgtcaaaaagtccgctcgtctgtatgctagtccgacggacaaaaacccaacactagggcagctattggctactggctgtgaacttccttattttagtccggctgtacatcatcacgtacgaatccgtcggatcaTCACGTcgttggttgatcgtgtgtaggcaagtccgttcattcgaacgtccgtcgtaaagtccgtcgtaaagtccgtcaaagtccaccggacctagtccatcgaaaagtccgcccgtgtgtacgcggcattggaaaaATTATAATACTGCTTAGTCTTTCTTCTCATCTCTTTATATCGtttttctccaggatccagctccAATATGGTGGCATCTGGGCACCTTATTATGGAAGCTCCTCCGGTACTCTTTTTGAGGTCCTGCTGTACCGTGGTGAAAACATCACTCAGGTATCAGGGAAAGTTGCATCCTATGTAAAAGAGCTGGTCTTCGTGACAAGCCGTGGAAGAATATTTAAATTTGGGCAACCATCAGGCACAAGCTTCAA
Proteins encoded:
- the LOC141147585 gene encoding zymogen granule membrane protein 16-like codes for the protein MLTILCVCFSLGSTAASKIQSRLSSYTGEFGAGGGTIFSYSSDQLNGQITGIRVRENPSHVLGIQLQYGGIWAPYYGSSSGTLFEVLLYRGENITQVSGKVASYVKELVFVTSRGRIFKFGQPSGTSFNDFPLFEGTVLRYISGRYTTSVLTSIGFHWGSQPGCYYCKDGSK